The following are encoded together in the Streptomyces flavofungini genome:
- a CDS encoding DUF6049 family protein has product MAEAADFPGTSPSPARRWFRRAATLLAGAPLLAGLLQVPVSPSAHAAGTDVRANTATGSAGTSSTTGVAASARKAATGTKTAPTGSRTVDVSLDSLTPSAPRKGDTVVVSGKITNEGRQAITDAHVGLRVGSALGGRTDIDSAAKRTTYQPGLDGSEVGGKYVEKFSRLAPGVPYDFSISVPVSALHLGMDGVYQLGVTLTGQTAAQPYPQVLGIERTFLPWQDGAADTKTKTTYLWPLMSTTHLTSRTRSDEEQTPLFKDESLAKELQTGGRLQQLLTLGSQLDVAWVIDPDLLVSVDAMTTSYDVEGPDGTTVAGKHQALAKQWLNQLHKAVKGKKVVALPFADPDLASLAHNGRAVKGSLGHLKEATEVGAQAVEDILNVKPTSDFAWPAEGAVDPSVVDVATSAGAHSVIARSDSLRETGGLLYTPSAARPIGGGTTAVVADARLSTAFRGDMTRAEDSTLATQEFLAQSLMITLQDPDKQRSIVVAPQRMPSASQAQTMARALAALDDKRWSQPQSLTAAAKAEPDPDATTQVPSARSYPSTLRKQELPRSAFEEVQNTQGKLDRFKQILSEPDRVITPFGRAMDREMSTSWRGRPTDAQNFRKGVQGYLTSLIQQVKLINKSDVKLSGRSATIPVTVQNNLVQGVDHLVLRLTSTNPTRLKVGDGLYEEQPVRITGGGHTQSVKFTTTANANGPVTVYAQLYTEDNEPYGEPVRFDVNVTEFTATVMLVIGGGVLLLVLAGFRMYTQRKRAARRQAEAGPDGGPDGDSDAAPDTSPGTDPGSADPEQPSDPTPDTAVESTEPSHTGERVDR; this is encoded by the coding sequence GTGGCCGAGGCGGCAGATTTCCCGGGGACCAGCCCCTCACCTGCCCGCCGGTGGTTCCGGCGGGCAGCGACACTGCTGGCCGGGGCACCACTGCTGGCCGGGCTGCTCCAGGTGCCCGTGAGCCCCTCCGCGCACGCTGCCGGAACGGACGTGAGGGCAAACACCGCGACCGGGTCGGCGGGCACGTCGAGTACCACGGGTGTCGCCGCGAGCGCGCGCAAGGCCGCCACGGGCACGAAGACCGCCCCCACCGGCTCCCGTACCGTCGACGTCTCCCTGGACTCCCTCACGCCCAGCGCGCCGCGCAAGGGTGACACCGTCGTGGTCTCCGGAAAGATCACCAACGAGGGACGCCAGGCGATCACCGACGCCCACGTGGGCCTCCGTGTGGGCAGCGCCCTGGGCGGCCGCACGGACATCGACAGCGCCGCGAAGCGCACCACGTACCAGCCGGGGCTCGACGGCTCCGAGGTCGGCGGGAAGTACGTCGAGAAGTTCTCCCGGCTCGCCCCGGGCGTCCCGTACGACTTCAGCATCTCCGTGCCTGTGAGCGCCCTGCACCTCGGCATGGACGGCGTCTACCAGCTCGGCGTGACGCTGACCGGCCAGACCGCCGCGCAGCCCTACCCGCAGGTGCTCGGCATCGAGCGGACCTTCCTGCCGTGGCAGGACGGGGCAGCCGACACGAAGACCAAGACGACGTACCTGTGGCCGCTCATGTCCACCACGCACCTCACGTCGAGGACACGCTCCGACGAGGAGCAGACGCCGCTCTTCAAGGACGAGAGCCTGGCCAAGGAGCTCCAGACCGGCGGGCGGCTGCAGCAGCTCCTGACGCTCGGCAGCCAGCTCGACGTCGCCTGGGTCATCGACCCGGACCTGCTGGTCTCCGTCGACGCGATGACGACGAGCTATGACGTCGAGGGACCGGACGGCACGACCGTCGCCGGCAAGCACCAGGCCCTCGCGAAGCAGTGGCTCAACCAGCTCCACAAGGCCGTCAAGGGCAAGAAGGTCGTCGCGCTGCCCTTCGCCGACCCCGATCTCGCCTCGCTCGCCCACAACGGCAGGGCCGTCAAGGGCTCGCTCGGCCACCTCAAGGAAGCCACCGAGGTCGGCGCCCAGGCCGTGGAGGACATCCTCAACGTCAAGCCGACCTCGGACTTCGCCTGGCCCGCCGAGGGCGCTGTCGACCCGTCGGTCGTGGATGTCGCCACCTCGGCGGGTGCCCACTCGGTGATCGCCCGCAGCGACAGTCTGCGGGAGACGGGCGGGCTGCTGTACACCCCGAGCGCCGCGCGGCCCATCGGCGGCGGGACGACCGCCGTGGTCGCCGACGCGCGCCTCTCGACCGCCTTCCGCGGCGACATGACGAGGGCCGAGGACTCCACCCTCGCCACCCAGGAGTTCCTGGCCCAAAGTCTCATGATCACCCTGCAGGATCCGGACAAGCAGCGAAGCATCGTGGTCGCCCCGCAGCGCATGCCCTCGGCCAGCCAGGCCCAGACCATGGCGCGGGCGCTCGCCGCCCTCGACGACAAGCGCTGGTCGCAGCCGCAGTCCCTGACGGCGGCCGCGAAGGCCGAGCCGGACCCGGACGCCACCACCCAGGTCCCCTCGGCCCGGTCCTACCCGTCGACGCTGCGCAAGCAGGAGCTGCCCCGCTCCGCGTTCGAGGAGGTCCAGAACACCCAGGGCAAGCTCGACCGCTTCAAGCAGATCCTCTCCGAGCCGGACCGCGTCATCACCCCCTTCGGGCGGGCGATGGACCGTGAGATGTCCACGTCGTGGCGCGGCCGCCCGACCGACGCCCAGAACTTCCGCAAGGGCGTGCAGGGATATCTGACGAGCCTCATCCAGCAGGTGAAGCTGATCAACAAGTCCGACGTGAAGCTGTCGGGCCGCAGCGCGACCATCCCGGTCACGGTGCAGAACAACCTGGTGCAGGGCGTCGACCACCTCGTGCTGCGCCTGACGTCGACCAACCCCACCCGCCTGAAGGTCGGCGACGGACTCTACGAGGAGCAGCCCGTCAGGATCACGGGCGGCGGCCACACCCAGTCCGTGAAGTTCACCACCACCGCCAACGCCAACGGCCCGGTCACGGTCTACGCCCAGCTGTACACCGAGGACAACGAGCCCTACGGCGAGCCCGTCCGCTTCGACGTCAACGTCACCGAGTTCACCGCGACGGTGATGCTGGTCATCGGCGGCGGTGTGCTGCTCCTCGTCCTCGCCGGATTCCGCATGTACACCCAGCGCAAGCGCGCGGCGCGGCGGCAGGCGGAGGCAGGCCCGGACGGCGGCCCCGACGGTGATTCCGACGCCGCCCCCGACACCTCTCCCGGCACCGACCCCGGTTCGGCCGATCCCGAGCAGCCGAGTGACCCGACACCGGACACCGCTGTGGAAAGCACCGAGCCTTCGCACACGGGTGAGAGAGTGGACCGTTGA
- a CDS encoding CCA tRNA nucleotidyltransferase, whose amino-acid sequence MPNANEDNPRALSQAQDRAVSELLRVSPVADDLARRFQEAGFSLALVGGSVRDALLGRLGNDLDFTTDARPEDVLKIVRPWADAVWEVGIAFGTVGCQKDARVDGAEQRFQVEVTTYRSEAYDRTSRKPEVSYGDSIEEDLIRRDFTVNAMAVALPEKTFIDPHGGLGDLAERVLRTPGTPEDSFSDDPLRMMRAARFAAQLDFEVAPEVVVAMKAMAGRIEIVSAERVRDELNKLILSAHPAKGLALLVDTGLADYVLPELPALRLERDEHHRHKDVYDHTLIVLEQAMALETEGPDLTLRLAALLHDIGKPKTRRFESDGRVSFHHHEVVGAKMTKKRMTALKYSNELIKDVSRLVELHLRFHGYGEGEWTDSAVRRYVRDAGPLLTRLHKLTRSDCTTRNKRKANALSRAYDGLEERIARLQEQEELDSIRPDLDGNEIMEILGVRPGPAVGQAYKFLLELRLENGPMERGAAVAALKEWWAAQEQ is encoded by the coding sequence GTGCCGAACGCCAACGAAGACAATCCCCGTGCCCTGAGCCAGGCGCAGGACCGCGCCGTGAGCGAGCTGCTGCGCGTCTCCCCCGTCGCGGACGACCTCGCCCGCCGTTTCCAGGAGGCCGGGTTCTCGCTCGCCCTGGTGGGCGGCTCGGTCCGGGACGCGCTCCTGGGCCGGCTCGGCAACGATCTGGACTTCACGACGGACGCCCGCCCCGAGGACGTGCTGAAGATCGTCCGGCCATGGGCCGACGCGGTCTGGGAGGTCGGAATCGCCTTCGGGACGGTGGGCTGCCAGAAGGACGCCCGCGTGGACGGCGCCGAGCAGCGCTTCCAGGTCGAAGTGACGACATATCGATCGGAGGCGTACGACCGGACCTCGCGCAAGCCCGAGGTGTCGTACGGCGACTCCATCGAGGAGGACCTCATCCGACGTGACTTCACCGTGAACGCGATGGCCGTCGCGCTCCCGGAGAAGACGTTCATCGACCCGCACGGCGGCCTCGGCGACCTGGCCGAGCGCGTCCTGCGGACCCCCGGCACCCCCGAGGACTCCTTCTCGGACGACCCGCTGCGGATGATGCGGGCCGCGCGCTTCGCCGCGCAGCTGGACTTCGAGGTGGCCCCCGAGGTCGTCGTGGCGATGAAGGCGATGGCCGGGCGTATCGAGATCGTCTCCGCCGAGCGGGTCCGGGACGAGCTGAACAAGCTCATCCTGTCCGCGCACCCGGCCAAGGGCCTCGCCCTGCTCGTGGACACCGGACTCGCCGATTACGTCCTGCCGGAGCTTCCCGCCCTGCGCCTCGAGCGTGACGAGCACCACCGGCACAAGGACGTCTACGACCACACGCTGATCGTCCTTGAACAGGCGATGGCGCTGGAGACCGAGGGCCCGGACCTGACGCTGCGGCTCGCCGCGCTGCTGCACGACATCGGCAAGCCGAAGACGCGCCGCTTCGAGTCGGACGGGCGGGTCTCGTTCCACCACCACGAGGTGGTCGGGGCGAAGATGACCAAGAAGCGCATGACCGCCCTGAAGTACTCGAATGAGCTCATCAAGGACGTCTCGCGGCTCGTGGAGCTGCACCTGCGCTTCCACGGCTACGGCGAGGGTGAGTGGACGGACTCCGCGGTCCGCCGCTACGTCCGCGACGCGGGCCCGCTCCTCACCCGCCTGCACAAGCTAACCCGATCCGACTGCACCACCCGCAACAAGCGCAAGGCCAACGCCCTGTCGCGCGCGTACGACGGCCTGGAGGAGCGCATCGCCCGCCTCCAGGAGCAGGAGGAGCTGGACTCCATCCGCCCCGACCTCGACGGCAACGAGATCATGGAGATCCTGGGCGTCCGCCCGGGCCCGGCCGTCGGCCAGGCGTACAAGTTCCTGCTGGAGCTGCGCCTGGAGAACGGGCCGATGGAGCGGGGCGCGGCGGTGGCGGCGCTCAAGGAGTGGTGGGCCGCGCAGGAGCAGTAG
- a CDS encoding LppU/SCO3897 family protein, which produces MPFYQGGPDPQAPRKSKKKLKFSIVGVAVVALIAGGVVLAGKDEAAAAEVGDCMSVGNPTSSTDPDLKIVDCGDSKAAYKVAEKKDSGTCDITKYATYRESGRGDDFTLCLSKLKK; this is translated from the coding sequence GTGCCGTTCTACCAGGGTGGTCCGGACCCGCAGGCCCCGCGCAAGAGCAAGAAGAAGCTCAAATTCTCCATCGTGGGCGTCGCCGTCGTCGCCCTCATCGCGGGTGGCGTGGTCCTGGCCGGGAAGGACGAGGCAGCCGCAGCCGAGGTTGGCGACTGCATGAGCGTCGGCAACCCGACGAGCTCCACCGACCCGGACTTGAAGATCGTGGACTGCGGCGACAGCAAGGCCGCGTACAAGGTCGCGGAGAAGAAGGACAGCGGGACCTGCGACATCACGAAGTACGCCACGTACCGGGAGAGCGGTCGTGGTGACGACTTCACCCTCTGCCTGTCGAAGCTGAAGAAGTAA